From Candidatus Amoebophilus asiaticus 5a2, the proteins below share one genomic window:
- a CDS encoding IS1 family transposase (programmed frameshift) gives MNCPRCNNAQSCKDGIVRGRQRYQCKSCRFPYTVSHKSDVKPLSTKRKALQLYLEGLGFRAIGRILNISYGIVYQWVKACGDQVSLPESQDQVEIVEMDEIHTYVGFKKVYCWIWIGVDRISKRFIPYVCGDRSTQTGVKLWERVKDIGKLYCSDYWRSYQQFIPKDKHRQSKSETYTVEGYNSLIRHYLARFKRKGKCYSKQVHMIEKSLNLLVAKLNNQLSILI, from the exons ATGAACTGTCCTCGATGTAATAATGCTCAAAGCTGTAAAGATGGAATTGTTAGAGGTAGACAGCGCTACCAGTGTAAAAGTTGCCGTTTCCCTTACACAGTTAGTCACAAATCGGATGTTAAACCTCTATCTACTAAGCGAAAAGCGTTGCAATTATACTTAGAAGGATTAGGATTTCGAGCTATAGGCCGTATACTCAACATAAGCTATGGGATAGTCTATCAATGGGTAAAAGCATGTGGAGATCAAGTAAGTTTACCAGAAAGCCAAGATCAAGTAGAGATAGTCGAGATGGATGAAATACACACGTATGTGGGTT TCAAAAAAGTCTACTGCTGGATATGGATAGGTGTTGATAGGATAAGCAAGCGTTTTATACCATATGTGTGTGGAGATCGCTCGACACAAACGGGAGTGAAGTTATGGGAGCGCGTCAAGGATATAGGCAAGCTGTATTGTAGTGATTATTGGAGAAGCTACCAGCAGTTTATTCCAAAAGATAAACATAGACAAAGCAAATCAGAAACATATACAGTGGAAGGATATAATAGCTTAATTAGGCACTATTTAGCTAGATTTAAGCGCAAAGGTAAATGTTATAGCAAGCAGGTACATATGATTGAAAAATCACTTAATTTACTCGTGGCCAAACTAAACAATCAGCTTTCTATCTTAATTTAA